A window of Planctomycetota bacterium contains these coding sequences:
- a CDS encoding acyl--CoA ligase, whose translation MPPVTSKLLVRESRLPIPRSPNDTRPTGGVEQGARRPTVASQQHADDGPELLWQCVSRHAAARPDAEAVVCGTVRITWRQLEVAVERTALALLEAGVARGDRVALLGAPCPEFVTTILAAGRVGAIWLGLNAKFTIDELRELVAHAEPTVLVALGEYLGADIAARARELATVVPAVRRVLVIGGGAADDHAAFVDRDRPELAAALAARQAEVSPDDPTLLMYTSGSTGRPKGVLHSHRAILTSAATESRHMLADEAGKLLLHFPINHVAADVEIAATSLLVGSTLVLMDRFDPQASLETIAREGVTMVGQVPVMFLMQMQSPAFATLDWSRVRSIVWGGARASPLLLGVLSRIAAATGARLSTGYGSTELCGFTTYSMPDDPLDLLATTCGRVVPPFEMRIVDDARRPLPCGAVGEVCFRGPTVMLGYFREPGLTAAAIDADGWYHTGDLGRMDERGYLSLEGRRSEMFKTGGENVFPREVEDVIEAHPAVLFCAVIGVPHEVFDEVGHAFVMPKPGMAVGEDELREHCRVRLVNFKVPKAFVVRASLPLLPNGKVDKKPLRRELGLGATPGGAAASHPGAAP comes from the coding sequence GTGCCACCGGTCACCTCCAAACTGCTGGTCCGTGAGAGTCGCTTGCCCATCCCCCGCTCGCCGAACGATACTCGACCGACGGGGGGAGTAGAACAGGGCGCGCGGAGACCGACCGTGGCCAGTCAGCAGCACGCGGACGACGGTCCTGAGTTGTTGTGGCAGTGCGTGTCGCGGCACGCCGCCGCCAGGCCCGACGCCGAGGCGGTCGTCTGTGGCACCGTGCGGATCACGTGGCGGCAGCTGGAGGTAGCGGTCGAGCGCACGGCCCTGGCGCTGCTCGAGGCGGGGGTGGCCCGCGGCGATCGGGTGGCGCTGCTCGGCGCCCCCTGCCCCGAATTCGTCACCACGATATTGGCCGCAGGGCGTGTCGGCGCGATCTGGCTGGGGCTGAATGCCAAGTTCACGATCGACGAGCTGCGTGAGCTGGTCGCCCACGCCGAGCCGACGGTGCTGGTCGCGCTCGGCGAGTATCTCGGTGCCGACATCGCCGCGCGGGCGCGCGAGCTGGCTACGGTCGTGCCGGCGGTCCGGCGCGTGCTGGTGATCGGCGGCGGCGCGGCCGACGACCATGCCGCGTTCGTCGACCGCGACCGCCCCGAGCTCGCCGCGGCACTCGCCGCCCGCCAGGCCGAGGTGTCGCCCGACGACCCGACCCTGCTGATGTACACGTCGGGCTCGACCGGCCGGCCCAAGGGGGTGCTCCACAGCCACCGGGCGATCCTCACCAGCGCCGCTACCGAGTCGCGCCACATGCTCGCCGACGAGGCGGGGAAGCTGCTCCTCCACTTTCCGATCAACCATGTCGCCGCCGACGTCGAGATCGCCGCCACGAGCCTGCTGGTGGGCAGCACGCTGGTGCTCATGGACCGGTTCGACCCTCAGGCATCGCTCGAGACGATCGCCCGCGAGGGGGTGACGATGGTCGGCCAGGTGCCGGTGATGTTCCTGATGCAGATGCAGTCGCCGGCGTTCGCCACGCTGGACTGGTCGCGCGTGCGGAGCATCGTCTGGGGTGGCGCGCGGGCGTCGCCCCTGCTTCTCGGCGTGCTGTCGCGGATCGCCGCGGCCACCGGCGCGCGCCTCTCGACCGGCTACGGCTCGACAGAGCTGTGCGGATTCACCACCTACTCGATGCCCGACGATCCGCTCGATCTGCTCGCCACGACCTGCGGCCGCGTCGTGCCGCCGTTCGAGATGCGGATCGTCGACGACGCACGGCGGCCGCTGCCCTGCGGGGCCGTCGGGGAGGTCTGCTTCCGCGGGCCGACGGTGATGCTCGGCTATTTCCGGGAGCCGGGGCTGACCGCCGCGGCGATCGATGCCGATGGCTGGTACCACACCGGCGACCTCGGCCGGATGGACGAGCGCGGCTACCTGTCGCTCGAGGGGCGGAGGTCGGAGATGTTCAAAACCGGCGGGGAAAACGTCTTCCCGCGCGAGGTCGAGGACGTGATCGAGGCCCATCCGGCGGTGTTGTTCTGCGCGGTGATCGGCGTGCCGCACGAGGTGTTCGACGAGGTCGGCCACGCGTTCGTGATGCCGAAGCCCGGGATGGCGGTCGGAGAAGACGAGCTCCGCGAGCACTGCCGCGTGCGGCTGGTGAACTTCAAGGTCCCCAAGGCGTTCGTCGTCCGCGCGTCGTTGCCGCTGCTCCCCAACGGCAAGGTCGACAAAAAGCCGCTGCGCCGCGAGCTCGGGCTCGGCGCCACGCCGGGCGGCGCCGCGGCCAGCCATCCCGGAGCCGCTCCATGA
- a CDS encoding DUF1214 domain-containing protein: MTDPLFVVGSPRSGTTLLRVMLAGHPGLFAPPEMLLAPFATMAERAARLEERFWEKGGLRRTIMELLQVDVDEAKRVEASLADRGTREVYAWVQERIAPRILVDKCPHLAVDPSALGRLVEWFPLARWLWIVRHPGSVTRSIENMPMAEVMLSGYAAETGDLWYSTNRALRDFLATIPAERQALVRYEDLVTDPRDALGKVCQRLAIPFHEALLTPYEGERMREGPSGARAVGDPNMAGRGRIQPELATSWLESFDPARVTPATHGLARELGYDLGALAPPPIAAVTAALDGLWETARKLEQRMRMPADLDDVEGRRFLLRMVSASVDLFVEQGDIDRPRFHHAEGPSRKMFADNPDADYWRAPVRLSGGRRYRISGRVPPGSAYVGLLLYRKGGAVGAHRHDSRFVGPDGRFSLTLAAAPDADLVGSGDEIAVMVRQYYRDRSREAPLELAIELIGGPPPRPLDAAALAASVGRARRNLEAVVARTAGTWEQTARAVPNVFAVMDGSLLFPTPDNVYLGCRYRFGDDQMMLVRGRLPRGRWWGICLYNAWLESLDYGSHRICLNDRTLAVAADGSYEICLAHHDPGHPNWLDTAGHRAGYALVRCLLPEEPVVPPTTQVLYQREWRG, translated from the coding sequence ATGACCGATCCGCTGTTCGTCGTCGGTTCGCCGCGCAGCGGGACGACGCTGCTGCGCGTGATGCTCGCCGGCCACCCTGGTCTGTTCGCGCCCCCGGAGATGCTCCTCGCCCCGTTCGCCACGATGGCCGAGCGCGCGGCGCGCCTCGAGGAAAGGTTCTGGGAAAAAGGGGGCCTGCGGCGGACGATCATGGAGCTGCTGCAGGTCGACGTCGATGAGGCGAAGCGCGTCGAGGCGTCGCTGGCCGACCGTGGCACGCGCGAGGTCTATGCCTGGGTCCAGGAGCGGATCGCGCCGCGGATCCTCGTCGACAAGTGCCCCCATCTGGCCGTCGATCCGTCGGCGCTCGGGCGGCTGGTCGAGTGGTTTCCCCTGGCGCGCTGGCTGTGGATCGTGCGCCATCCGGGAAGCGTGACGCGGTCGATCGAAAACATGCCGATGGCCGAGGTGATGCTGTCGGGTTACGCGGCCGAGACCGGGGATCTGTGGTACTCGACCAACCGGGCCCTCCGCGACTTCCTGGCGACGATCCCCGCCGAGCGGCAGGCACTGGTGCGCTACGAGGACCTCGTCACCGATCCGCGGGACGCCCTCGGGAAGGTCTGCCAGCGCCTCGCGATCCCGTTCCACGAGGCGCTGCTGACGCCCTATGAGGGGGAACGGATGCGGGAGGGGCCCAGCGGCGCCCGCGCCGTGGGGGATCCCAACATGGCGGGCCGCGGCCGGATCCAGCCCGAGCTGGCGACGAGTTGGCTCGAGAGCTTCGACCCGGCGCGCGTCACGCCCGCGACCCACGGCCTGGCGCGCGAGCTCGGCTACGACCTCGGCGCCCTCGCCCCGCCACCGATCGCGGCGGTCACGGCGGCGCTCGACGGCCTGTGGGAGACCGCGCGAAAGCTGGAACAGCGGATGCGGATGCCGGCCGACCTCGACGACGTCGAAGGGCGGCGGTTCCTTCTCCGGATGGTGTCGGCGAGCGTCGATCTGTTCGTCGAACAAGGCGACATCGACCGGCCGCGGTTCCACCATGCCGAAGGGCCGTCGCGGAAGATGTTCGCCGACAATCCCGACGCCGACTACTGGCGCGCCCCCGTGCGCCTCTCGGGGGGCCGGCGCTACCGGATCAGCGGGCGCGTGCCGCCGGGCAGCGCGTATGTCGGCCTGCTGCTCTACAGGAAAGGGGGGGCGGTCGGCGCGCATCGGCACGACAGCCGGTTCGTCGGTCCCGACGGACGGTTTTCGCTCACGCTGGCCGCCGCGCCCGACGCCGACCTCGTCGGCAGCGGCGATGAGATCGCCGTCATGGTGCGCCAGTACTACCGTGATCGGAGCCGCGAAGCGCCCCTCGAGCTGGCGATCGAACTGATCGGGGGGCCGCCCCCGCGGCCACTCGACGCCGCGGCGCTCGCGGCCTCCGTCGGCCGCGCCCGGCGCAACCTCGAGGCGGTCGTCGCCCGGACCGCCGGCACCTGGGAGCAGACCGCGCGTGCGGTCCCCAACGTGTTTGCCGTGATGGACGGCAGCCTGTTGTTTCCGACCCCCGACAACGTCTACCTCGGCTGCCGCTACCGGTTCGGCGACGACCAGATGATGCTCGTCCGCGGTCGGCTGCCGCGCGGCCGCTGGTGGGGGATCTGTCTGTACAACGCGTGGCTCGAGAGCCTCGACTACGGGAGCCACCGGATCTGCCTCAACGACCGCACGCTCGCGGTCGCCGCCGACGGGTCCTACGAAATCTGCCTGGCCCACCACGATCCCGGCCATCCCAATTGGCTCGACACCGCCGGCCACCGCGCCGGCTATGCCCTCGTGCGCTGCCTGCTGCCCGAGGAGCCGGTCGTGCCGCCGACGACGCAGGTGTTGTACCAGCGGGAATGGCGCGGCTGA
- a CDS encoding acyl-CoA dehydrogenase codes for MSTPTARPPVASDDTGERSFVETALELSGKSAEETRATGRLDRADEQVETLFAERYRTAASPAHRTVWDTAFPAEQFSVTEPTVDAACRRTMDESLELVRRHKRGGTLHDAAGKVAPAVLADLGGVGYWGLLVDREHGGSACPFTAFARFLTEMATIDPTVAGLASVHGCIGAVDPLRAFGTDEQKRRLLPDLAAGNRLSAFALTEPAAGSDLTALRTSARLDGDHYVVDGEKLFITNAIPGRTIGLVCLVEGKPAVLIADLPEHEDETFQVRRYGLYALTHSFNNGLVFRGFRVPRENLLRPPHGDGLTIAYHGLNLGRVALCAAAAGTMRVMLASMIPWARFRRTYGEAIVRRELVRRRLGRMAALIVGCDAIRDWCASLLDQGYRGEMECIIAKIFGSESQKEAAVELLMKTHGGRAFLHGHLLGDNLHEFLAPCIYEGEGEMLGMAFFKSLVKEHGKAYFEPIGKAIQAAGLKNPNPANPAHAWALRKALVPYAKWRAGRAFAGRRKVQWPSMPARLRGHLDAAHEQLDRSATEISGVMVKHQLKLADRQCRMAEVSQRVQDLITVVAVCRWAAERPEAIVQEAADVLASDLLRRLRGARPSDGDLRRVTKLGEAIADGGFPGMPAIDAAPIMMDYSQA; via the coding sequence ATGTCGACGCCCACCGCCCGCCCGCCCGTGGCCTCTGACGATACCGGCGAGCGCTCGTTCGTCGAGACGGCCCTGGAGCTCTCGGGCAAGAGCGCCGAGGAGACGCGTGCCACCGGCCGGCTCGACCGCGCCGACGAGCAGGTCGAGACGCTGTTTGCCGAGCGTTACCGGACCGCCGCGAGCCCGGCGCACCGGACGGTGTGGGACACGGCGTTTCCCGCCGAGCAGTTTTCCGTCACCGAGCCGACCGTCGACGCCGCCTGCCGGCGGACGATGGACGAATCGCTCGAGCTCGTCCGCCGCCACAAGCGGGGCGGCACGCTCCACGATGCGGCCGGGAAAGTAGCGCCGGCGGTGCTCGCCGACCTCGGCGGCGTCGGCTACTGGGGGCTGCTCGTCGATCGCGAACACGGCGGCAGCGCCTGCCCGTTCACGGCGTTCGCCCGGTTCCTCACCGAGATGGCGACGATCGATCCGACCGTCGCCGGACTGGCGTCGGTGCACGGCTGCATCGGCGCGGTCGATCCGCTGCGCGCCTTCGGGACCGACGAGCAAAAGCGCCGCCTCCTCCCTGATCTCGCCGCGGGGAATCGCCTCTCCGCGTTCGCCCTCACCGAGCCGGCCGCCGGCAGCGATCTGACGGCCCTGCGCACCAGCGCTCGCCTCGATGGCGACCACTACGTCGTCGATGGCGAGAAGCTGTTCATCACCAATGCGATCCCCGGCCGCACGATCGGGCTGGTGTGCCTCGTCGAAGGGAAGCCGGCGGTGCTGATCGCCGACCTGCCCGAGCACGAGGACGAGACGTTCCAGGTGCGGCGCTACGGTCTCTACGCGCTGACGCATTCGTTCAACAACGGCCTCGTGTTCCGCGGGTTCCGCGTGCCGCGCGAGAACCTCCTCCGCCCCCCGCACGGCGACGGACTGACGATCGCTTACCACGGCCTGAACCTCGGCCGCGTCGCCCTCTGCGCCGCCGCCGCCGGCACGATGCGCGTGATGCTCGCGAGCATGATCCCCTGGGCCCGGTTCCGGCGGACGTACGGCGAGGCGATCGTGCGCCGGGAGCTGGTCCGGCGCCGGCTGGGGCGGATGGCAGCGCTGATCGTCGGCTGCGACGCGATCCGCGACTGGTGCGCGAGCCTTCTCGACCAGGGCTACCGCGGCGAGATGGAGTGCATCATCGCCAAGATCTTCGGCAGCGAGTCGCAGAAGGAAGCGGCGGTCGAGCTGTTGATGAAGACCCACGGCGGCCGGGCGTTCCTCCACGGCCACCTCCTCGGCGACAACCTCCACGAGTTCCTCGCCCCCTGCATCTACGAGGGCGAGGGGGAGATGCTCGGGATGGCGTTTTTCAAGTCGCTCGTCAAGGAGCATGGCAAGGCCTACTTCGAGCCGATCGGCAAGGCGATCCAGGCCGCCGGCCTGAAAAACCCCAACCCCGCCAATCCGGCCCATGCCTGGGCGCTGCGCAAGGCGCTGGTGCCCTATGCGAAGTGGCGGGCGGGGCGTGCGTTTGCCGGCCGGCGGAAGGTGCAGTGGCCTTCGATGCCGGCGCGGCTCCGCGGCCACCTCGACGCGGCGCACGAGCAGCTCGACCGCTCGGCGACCGAGATCAGTGGCGTGATGGTCAAGCACCAGCTCAAGCTCGCCGATCGGCAGTGCCGGATGGCAGAGGTGTCGCAGCGAGTCCAGGATCTGATCACGGTGGTGGCGGTCTGCCGCTGGGCGGCCGAACGCCCCGAGGCGATCGTCCAGGAGGCGGCCGACGTCCTCGCCAGCGATCTCCTCCGCCGCCTCCGCGGCGCTCGTCCGAGTGACGGCGACCTGCGGCGGGTCACGAAACTCGGCGAGGCGATCGCCGACGGCGGCTTCCCGGGGATGCCGGCAATCGATGCGGCGCCGATCATGATGGACTATTCACAGGCCTGA
- a CDS encoding acyl-CoA thioesterase gives MPDPVTNPHPLSGPRPDELASFPVVIELAVQWNDQDAIGHVNNTVPIRWFESGRIVYLASEGIEERMRAEGVGPILAAVACNFRRQLHYPDQVLVGTRVTCLGRTSFDMDHVVWSRRLGAITADGTSTCVVFDYAAGVPRPISAELVARAERLEGRSIPTRAARGG, from the coding sequence ATGCCCGACCCCGTTACCAACCCCCATCCGCTGTCCGGCCCGCGGCCGGACGAGCTGGCGTCGTTTCCGGTGGTGATCGAGCTGGCCGTGCAGTGGAACGACCAAGACGCGATCGGCCACGTCAACAACACCGTGCCGATCCGCTGGTTCGAGTCGGGGCGGATCGTGTACCTGGCCAGCGAAGGGATCGAGGAGCGGATGCGGGCCGAGGGGGTGGGGCCGATCCTCGCCGCCGTCGCCTGCAACTTCCGCCGCCAGCTCCACTACCCCGACCAGGTGCTCGTCGGCACGCGTGTCACCTGCCTCGGCCGGACGAGCTTCGACATGGACCATGTCGTCTGGAGCCGGCGGCTCGGTGCGATCACGGCCGACGGCACGTCGACCTGCGTCGTCTTCGACTATGCGGCGGGCGTGCCGCGCCCGATCTCGGCCGAGCTCGTCGCCCGTGCCGAGCGGCTCGAGGGGCGGTCGATCCCCACACGGGCCGCGCGGGGTGGCTGA
- a CDS encoding AraC family transcriptional regulator — protein sequence MHMKWFEDFDAWGSAVTGAHLRLACDGVETRAWGLGIVDLDGVVLQIGSEGGGTLCYGVNAHTGPLLFVPLIHAGAHVGNGRALDDDSLLLIPHGADFSIRVRRRAHAWLSVALPADTVIDRDAGGGSGRHATPPGTVAALRRVSQTIAQALLGQPPGSPAHRAARAELLAAAHDCLASETVPPMVTGRPRLDRAQIIRRSMDAIDAAPILPTVTDLVTIVGVNSRTLLRTFQETFGMPPKRYLMLRELHAVRRLLTTGVTLDTTVAEVLVRNGIWEFGRFAGRYRRQFGEFPSETLRRAQG from the coding sequence ATGCACATGAAGTGGTTTGAGGATTTCGACGCGTGGGGATCCGCGGTGACCGGCGCGCATCTCCGCCTCGCCTGCGACGGCGTCGAGACGCGGGCGTGGGGGCTGGGTATCGTCGATCTCGACGGCGTCGTGCTCCAGATCGGGAGCGAGGGTGGGGGCACGCTGTGCTACGGCGTCAACGCTCATACCGGCCCATTGCTGTTCGTGCCGCTCATCCATGCTGGCGCTCACGTCGGCAACGGCAGGGCGCTCGACGACGACTCGCTGCTCTTGATCCCCCACGGTGCCGACTTCAGCATCCGGGTCCGCCGCCGGGCCCACGCCTGGCTGTCGGTCGCGCTGCCTGCCGACACGGTGATCGACAGGGATGCAGGGGGCGGAAGTGGTCGCCACGCCACTCCGCCCGGGACGGTGGCGGCGCTGCGGCGGGTGTCGCAAACCATCGCCCAAGCGCTCCTCGGGCAGCCGCCGGGAAGCCCCGCCCACCGCGCTGCCCGCGCCGAGCTGCTCGCGGCAGCGCACGACTGCCTGGCCAGCGAGACGGTGCCACCGATGGTCACCGGACGGCCACGGCTCGACCGGGCGCAGATCATCCGCCGCTCGATGGATGCGATCGATGCGGCACCGATCCTCCCCACCGTCACCGACCTCGTGACGATCGTCGGCGTCAACAGCCGCACGCTGCTACGGACGTTCCAGGAAACGTTCGGCATGCCGCCGAAGCGCTACCTGATGCTCCGCGAGCTCCATGCCGTCCGGCGCCTGCTGACCACGGGTGTCACGCTCGATACGACCGTGGCCGAAGTGCTCGTCCGGAACGGGATCTGGGAGTTCGGCCGGTTCGCGGGGCGCTACCGGCGGCAGTTCGGTGAGTTTCCCTCGGAAACGCTCCGCCGCGCCCAGGGCTGA
- a CDS encoding transporter, with translation MSRPWRGIALAIVALAAAAAATRARAWQEAPREELETDRDSFTFAPSTAGAGLSIAELSYSFIDNRTAPDAHSYPELLMRRGFGDRFEARLGFNLEAGGPGLISGSEFAGEDVVSETESRVLYGAKAETTDQEGWVPRSALVVQGFTPVSGPSNKSTVMAGEVFGWRFAGGTEWNTAIRYGTGFAETDAFNQWAPSTVIKVPVGERMNVHAEYFAILSDGKDVPLNLQYASFGGHVLATENLELGIRCGWGLNDTSPRFFTNVGVGWRY, from the coding sequence ATGAGCCGGCCCTGGCGCGGCATCGCCCTTGCGATCGTGGCGCTGGCGGCGGCCGCGGCCGCCACACGGGCGCGGGCTTGGCAAGAGGCGCCCCGCGAGGAGCTGGAAACCGACCGCGACTCGTTCACGTTCGCACCGTCGACCGCGGGCGCCGGGCTGTCGATCGCCGAGCTCTCCTACTCGTTCATCGACAATCGCACCGCCCCCGATGCCCACAGCTACCCGGAGCTGCTCATGCGCCGCGGCTTCGGCGACCGCTTCGAGGCGCGGCTGGGGTTCAATCTCGAGGCCGGGGGGCCGGGGCTGATCTCGGGGAGCGAGTTTGCCGGCGAGGACGTGGTCAGCGAGACGGAGAGCCGGGTGCTGTACGGCGCGAAGGCCGAGACGACCGACCAGGAGGGATGGGTGCCGCGCTCGGCGCTGGTCGTCCAGGGATTCACGCCGGTCTCCGGGCCGTCGAACAAGTCGACGGTGATGGCGGGTGAAGTCTTCGGCTGGCGCTTCGCGGGCGGCACCGAATGGAATACGGCGATCCGCTACGGGACGGGCTTCGCCGAGACCGACGCCTTCAACCAGTGGGCCCCGTCGACGGTGATCAAGGTCCCCGTCGGCGAACGGATGAACGTCCACGCCGAGTACTTCGCGATCCTTTCCGACGGCAAGGACGTTCCGCTCAACCTCCAGTACGCCAGCTTCGGTGGCCATGTCCTGGCGACCGAAAACCTCGAGCTGGGGATCCGGTGCGGGTGGGGGCTCAACGACACCTCGCCCCGATTCTTCACCAATGTCGGCGTCGGCTGGCGCTACTGA
- a CDS encoding acyl-CoA carboxylase subunit beta, which yields MDSPGAIPENPSVVGDRRGGGRGQAAKRGANVADLGDVTGAMLAQEEKLRAGGGPAGHERQRRLGRLPVRERLELLLDPGAPFLELGLWAGWGLDPEWGDVPAAGVVAGIGRIAGRPCMVAANDATVKAGAMFPASVKKLIRAQKIAHRLRLPIVYLVDSSGVFLPLQAEIFPDEDDFGRIFRNNAILAAEGIPQFAAVMGNCIAGGAYLPVLCDTVLMTEGSQLCLAGPALVKAALGQIADPEELGGAAMHARTSGTVDYHEPDDPACLARLRELVGLLPAPTAVDSGAAPARDPADLYALVPADGRGEYDMRAVLDCIVDAGTFREFRAEWGRTIVAGSARIGGRAVGIVANARQRSQSAAGELQIGGVLYGDAAEKAARFVGECDQGRVPLLFIHDVQGFMVGKQAEQSGIIRSGAQLVRAMSIATVPKFTVIVGSSYGAGHYAMCGRAYDPALIVAWPNARYAVMGGAQAAETLLALRLRESSRGGAAPSAEEVARLRDSVRRSYEDQTDVRYAAARGWVDAIIAPDRTRHWLAAALAAIAPAALVRPPSAPRDV from the coding sequence ATGGACAGCCCCGGGGCGATTCCGGAAAATCCTTCCGTCGTGGGGGATCGGCGCGGCGGCGGTCGCGGACAGGCGGCGAAGCGGGGGGCGAACGTGGCTGACCTCGGCGACGTGACCGGCGCGATGCTGGCCCAGGAGGAGAAGCTTCGGGCCGGCGGCGGTCCGGCCGGGCACGAGCGCCAGCGGCGCCTCGGGCGGCTTCCGGTACGCGAGCGGCTCGAGTTGCTGCTCGACCCGGGCGCGCCGTTTCTGGAACTGGGCCTGTGGGCCGGGTGGGGCCTCGACCCGGAGTGGGGCGACGTGCCGGCGGCCGGGGTCGTGGCGGGCATCGGCCGGATCGCCGGCCGCCCCTGCATGGTCGCCGCCAACGACGCCACGGTGAAGGCCGGGGCGATGTTTCCGGCGAGTGTCAAGAAGCTGATCCGCGCCCAGAAGATCGCCCACCGCCTCCGGCTGCCGATCGTCTACCTCGTCGACTCGTCGGGGGTGTTCCTGCCGCTGCAGGCCGAGATCTTTCCCGACGAAGACGACTTTGGCCGGATCTTCCGCAACAACGCGATCCTCGCCGCCGAGGGGATCCCGCAGTTCGCCGCCGTGATGGGCAATTGCATCGCCGGCGGGGCCTACCTGCCGGTCCTGTGCGACACCGTGTTGATGACCGAGGGAAGCCAGCTGTGCCTCGCCGGTCCGGCGCTGGTGAAGGCGGCGCTGGGCCAAATCGCCGATCCGGAGGAGCTCGGCGGCGCGGCGATGCATGCCCGCACCAGCGGCACCGTCGATTATCACGAGCCCGACGATCCCGCCTGCCTCGCCCGGCTCCGCGAGCTCGTCGGCCTGCTGCCGGCCCCGACCGCCGTCGACTCCGGTGCCGCGCCGGCCCGCGACCCGGCCGACCTGTACGCCCTCGTGCCTGCCGACGGACGCGGCGAGTACGACATGCGCGCGGTGCTCGACTGCATCGTCGACGCCGGCACGTTCCGCGAGTTCCGCGCCGAGTGGGGGCGGACGATCGTCGCCGGCAGCGCCCGGATCGGCGGCCGGGCGGTGGGGATCGTGGCCAACGCCCGGCAGCGCTCGCAGTCGGCGGCAGGGGAGCTGCAGATCGGCGGCGTGCTCTACGGCGACGCCGCCGAAAAGGCGGCCCGGTTCGTCGGTGAGTGCGACCAGGGGCGGGTGCCGCTGCTGTTCATCCACGACGTCCAGGGGTTCATGGTCGGCAAGCAGGCGGAGCAGTCGGGGATCATCCGCTCCGGCGCCCAACTCGTGCGGGCGATGAGCATCGCCACGGTGCCGAAGTTCACCGTGATCGTCGGCAGCTCCTACGGCGCCGGCCACTACGCGATGTGCGGCCGGGCCTACGACCCGGCGCTGATCGTCGCCTGGCCCAACGCCCGCTACGCCGTGATGGGGGGCGCGCAGGCCGCCGAGACGCTCCTCGCGCTGCGGCTACGCGAGTCTTCGCGCGGCGGCGCCGCGCCGAGCGCCGAGGAGGTGGCGCGGCTCCGCGACAGCGTTCGCCGCAGCTACGAAGACCAGACCGACGTCCGCTACGCCGCGGCACGCGGCTGGGTCGACGCGATCATCGCCCCCGACCGGACGCGCCACTGGCTGGCGGCGGCGCTGGCGGCGATCGCTCCGGCGGCCCTCGTCCGCCCCCCTTCCGCCCCGAGGGACGTGTGA